The Candidatus Culexarchaeum yellowstonense genome includes a window with the following:
- a CDS encoding AroM family protein: protein MVRVGLVTIGQSPRVDVTGDLLKLLPSGVEVLEAGALDELKPEEIEKLKPMSGETVYVTRLRSGVEVKISRERVIPLVGECISKIEGDVDVIGILCSGEFLDYPSSKPIIYPERVLKGMASSIVYGGRVGILIPAVEQVDYAGVKWGGLFRDLHVYPISPYTSSLSDFRGLGGRLRGDGVKLAIMDCIGYTLGQRDVLRGFGIMVLTARTALARAICELL, encoded by the coding sequence ATGGTTAGGGTTGGCCTTGTAACTATTGGGCAGTCTCCAAGGGTTGATGTTACTGGCGACTTGTTGAAGTTGCTTCCCAGTGGAGTGGAGGTTTTGGAGGCTGGAGCTCTAGATGAACTTAAGCCTGAGGAGATTGAGAAGCTTAAACCCATGTCTGGGGAAACAGTTTATGTAACTAGACTTAGGAGTGGTGTTGAAGTTAAGATTTCCAGGGAGAGGGTTATACCATTGGTGGGGGAATGCATATCAAAGATTGAGGGGGATGTGGATGTTATTGGGATATTGTGTTCAGGTGAATTCCTAGACTACCCATCATCTAAACCAATAATTTATCCTGAGAGGGTTTTGAAGGGGATGGCTTCAAGCATAGTTTATGGTGGGAGGGTTGGAATATTGATTCCAGCCGTTGAGCAGGTGGATTATGCTGGGGTTAAGTGGGGTGGATTGTTTAGGGATTTGCATGTATATCCCATATCGCCGTATACTTCAAGTCTAAGTGATTTTAGGGGGTTGGGTGGGAGGCTTAGGGGTGATGGTGTGAAGCTTGCAATTATGGATTGTATTGGATATACTCTTGGGCAGAGGGATGTTTTGAGGGGGTTTGGAATTATGGTTTTAACTGCGAGGACTGCTTTGGCTAGGGCTATATGTGAGCTTCTATGA